A section of the Anabaena cylindrica PCC 7122 genome encodes:
- a CDS encoding alpha/beta fold hydrolase has product MTTSTNAFTSTQTWLWQGFPICYQTQGTSGPAVILVHGFGASWQHWRKNIPVLAENCRVYAIDLIGFGASAKPQPGEKITYTLENWGQQLADFCSQVVGEPAFLVGNSIGCIVAMQAAVIRPDMVLGTALINCSLRLLHDRKRLNLPWIKRIGTPILQRFLSIQAVGNFFFSQLAKPKTVKKILLQAYANGETVTDELVEILMTPAKDSGAAAVFLAFTAYSSGPLPEDLLAVLPCPAIILWGTADPWEPINLGRELANFPQVQKFIPLEGVGHCPQDEAPEIVNPILQNWIRELLAI; this is encoded by the coding sequence CTGCGGTGATTCTAGTACATGGCTTTGGTGCTTCATGGCAACACTGGCGTAAAAATATACCAGTTTTAGCCGAAAATTGTCGAGTTTATGCCATTGATTTGATCGGCTTTGGTGCTTCTGCTAAACCTCAACCCGGAGAAAAAATCACATACACACTAGAAAACTGGGGGCAGCAATTAGCAGACTTTTGTAGCCAAGTGGTAGGTGAGCCAGCTTTTTTAGTCGGTAATTCAATTGGCTGTATTGTAGCAATGCAAGCAGCTGTCATTAGACCAGATATGGTTTTAGGAACAGCGTTAATTAACTGTTCTTTGCGGTTACTACATGATCGTAAACGGCTAAATTTGCCTTGGATAAAACGCATTGGTACGCCGATTTTGCAACGCTTTCTATCTATTCAAGCAGTCGGCAACTTCTTTTTTAGCCAACTAGCCAAACCGAAAACAGTAAAAAAGATTCTCTTACAAGCCTATGCTAATGGCGAAACAGTGACAGATGAATTGGTAGAAATTCTGATGACACCGGCAAAAGATTCTGGCGCTGCTGCTGTATTCTTGGCTTTTACTGCTTATTCCAGCGGCCCATTACCAGAAGACCTCTTAGCAGTATTACCTTGTCCAGCGATTATTTTATGGGGAACAGCTGACCCTTGGGAACCTATTAATTTGGGTAGAGAGTTAGCCAATTTCCCTCAAGTACAAAAATTTATTCCATTAGAGGGAGTGGGACATTGCCCTCAAGACGAAGCACCTGAGATAGTTAATCCAATTTTACAGAATTGGATACGTGAGCTATTAGCTATTTGA